The Deinococcus deserti VCD115 region TGTCCGGACGGGTCAGGCGTGGTCGTTCAGAACCAGGAGGTCACATGCATCGGCGAGGTCATACGCCTTGACCCTTGACGTGTTGACTCTGTGAATGCGTCGAACCATCTGAGTATGATCTGTCCCCGTGACCCTTGCCGACGCTGCGCCAGCGGGCGGACCACATGACGCGCTAACCCCTACCCCCGGTTGCTGGCCTGCCTGAGTGACGCGGAACGAACCCGCATGTGCGTGCCGCACTGTACGTCCGTGGTTACGCTCAACATAATCTTTACCAGTACGCGTCACCCTGGGTGTCTAGGACATTTTTGTCGGATGGTCGAAAGAGCAATACAGCCACACTGAAGCAACAGGTGTATAGCCTGCGCAACTTGCCGACCAACAATCTCACAGTCCTGGCTGTTGACCAGCGATTGCAGGACAGCGACTGGCTCACGTTCCTGACGAAACACAACATTCAGCGCTTTATCGCTGCCGGTTGGACACCACAAAGACCAACCTGCAGGTGAAAGTCACCTTATGGCCTGTACAAACAGATTGTATGGCCAGGATCCTGGAGAGAGGTCGTCCGGAGGGGAACGAAATGCATGTGATCATACCGATCATGGAGATGACTTCGCAGAACACCTATCACATGATTTGGCACGCACGAGATATACCACCACGCCGCATCTGGGAAAAACGCTGCTTCTCCGCGTCGATGTCATAGAGCCTGGGTTCAGAGTAAAGCCACATCACCACAACGTACCGCCATGAACCCGTTCGGCCTACTCTGCCTAGCTGTCGTCTCCTCTTTTCGGATGGAGATATAGAAAAACACGCTACAGCCAATGGGCGTAGAAAATCGTGGGCGCCGAGCGGTCAATGTTTTCCGTTACGGCAGGAGGTTGATGACGTCTGCCCAAGTTCAGACCTGGACCTCCCTTATCTTTGACCAGTACCTCAAAGCGCATTCAGGTAAAGTTGTGATTTTCGTGGAGTATTTGGCCGCCGCATCAAGCGAGAGCGTACTGTTGTTCCCAGCTGAGCAAATCCCCCTCGATGACATCCTTCACGCCATGCCTACGGAGTATATGGATGAGTTGTGCGCGGTGATGCATGGAATGCGTAATGACGTGCGCAATTGCCCCACCAAATGTCTTCTGGCGATGTGGCTCGTCGAGAACGTCTACCCATGTGTCGTCGAAACGCCCTTCAGCCTGGATACGCTGCGCAAGGATGGCGAGATCATGGCTGGCCTGCGTCAGGCGGTCTGAAAGGCCGTCAAGTGTACGCCAGTAACCGGCTGGCTCAGGGTGCTCGCGGAAGAGGCCACCATTCATCAGGTCCACCCAGGTTTCCATGTTGTCGATGATGTGCTCCAGCGTAGCGCGCACTGTCCGCCAGCCAAGGTCGAACTCCTGATCAAGTTGCTTCTCCGTCAGGGCACGACTCTGCTGCAGCAGGCACGCAGTCGTCCAGGCGTCGTGCCCCAAAAGGCGGTCGAGGAGATTCATAGCCGCAATGTATCCGCCTGGAGGTTGCCTCACGTGTCCAGCAGGAATT contains the following coding sequences:
- a CDS encoding DinB family protein, translated to MNLLDRLLGHDAWTTACLLQQSRALTEKQLDQEFDLGWRTVRATLEHIIDNMETWVDLMNGGLFREHPEPAGYWRTLDGLSDRLTQASHDLAILAQRIQAEGRFDDTWVDVLDEPHRQKTFGGAIAHVITHSMHHRAQLIHILRRHGVKDVIEGDLLSWEQQYALA